The Seriola aureovittata isolate HTS-2021-v1 ecotype China chromosome 2, ASM2101889v1, whole genome shotgun sequence genome has a segment encoding these proteins:
- the bhlhe40 gene encoding class E basic helix-loop-helix protein 40: MERITSAQPPPCVPKHPSLDIADMPGNFPIYVYKPRRGMKRGDESKETYKLPHRLIEKKRRDRINECIAQLKDLLPEHLKLTTLGHLEKAVVLELTLKHVKALSALLEQQQQKIIALQKDLQISDHGGDGAENSEEMFRSGFHLCAKEVLHYLASQESRRDLSPSNVISHIHKVAAEVLQHQSSLHPEESIPQASEKLEKPAGQPLRASEGPAKNCVPVIQRTYPHGTGEQSGSDTDTDSGYGGEHDKRDPKTQWSERHAREGELKHSLSEHTAGAIKQEGDEPRAKKSRSDSSEDEILSTHGAGGSGSYISFSSNQPPFCLPFYLIPPAAAAAAAYLPMLEKCWYPGGMPVMYPGMSGSAVSLPSETLPSSLVMSPRAGSPVPHHTAMDSPALHKALKQVPPLNLETKD; encoded by the exons ATGGAGAGGATTACTAGTGCGCAACCACCTCCCTGTGTACCAAAACACCCATCACTGGATATAGCAGACATGCCGGG AAATTTTCCCATCTATGTGTACAAACCCAGGAGGGGCATGAAGCGCGGGGATGAAAGCaag GAGACATACAAGTTGCCACACCGACTGATCGAAaagaaaagacgtgacagaATCAACGAATGCATTGCCCAGCTGAAGGATTTGTTGCCAGAACATCTTAAGCTTACA ACGCTGGGTCATTTGGAGAAAGCCGTGGTGCTGGAACTCACTCTCAAGCATGTGAAAGCCCTGAGTGCTCTCCTGgagcaacagcaacagaaaattaTCGCTCTGCAGAAGGACCTGCAAATAA GTGATCATGGAGGTGATGGTGCGGAGAACAGCGAGGAGATGTTCCGCTCCGGCTTTCACTTGTGTGCAAAAGAGGTCCTCCACTATCTGGCCAGCCAAGAAAGCAGGAGGGACCTGAGCCCTTCCAATGTTATCAGCCACATCCATAAAGTAGCAGCTGAGGTCCTGCAGCATCAAAGCAGCCTACACCCAGAAGAGTCCATCCCTCAAGCTTCAGAGAAACTGGAAAAACCCGCTGGACAGCCACTGAGGGCCTCTGAGGGCCCCGCTAAGAACTGTGTTCCTGTTATTCAAAGGACTTACCCCCATGGGACAGGGGAGCAAAGCGGcagtgacacagacactgacagcgGGTATGGGGGAGAACACGACAAGCGTGATCCCAAAACCCAGTGGTCAGAAAGACATGCAAGGGAGGGGGAGCTCAAGCATTCCCTGTCTGAGCACACTGCCGGCGCCATCAAGCAGGAGGGTGATGAGCCTCGAGCCAAGAAGTCAAGGTCTGACTCCTCAGAGGATGAGATTCTCTCCACTCACGGGGCAGGAGGCTCTGGCAGCTACATCAGCTTCTCATCCAACCAGCCCCCGTTTTGCCTCCCCTTCTACCTCATACCCCCCGCCGCTGCAGCGGCCGCAGCGTATCTGCCCATGCTGGAGAAATGCTGGTACCCCGGGGGCATGCCAGTTATGTACCCAGGCATGAGTGGCTCTGCAGTGAGCTTGCCCTCAGAGACTCTTCCCTCATCCCTGGTGATGTCTCCAAGAGCAGGGTCCCCGGTTCCCCATCACACCGCCATGGACTCCCCTGCTCTTCACAAAGCTTTAAAGCAGGTCCCCCCTTTGAACTTGGAAACCAAAGACTAA
- the LOC130161068 gene encoding N-acylethanolamine-hydrolyzing acid amidase-like, giving the protein MVRGAVVLLGLVLVVLCQAEFAPPTVNISLDEDPEVRWAPLLKVFDVDYLKKAGAEVIDTTVPKWVHHAIAPIVAALEKYIPQPYAGEIHGMASNLGGNISDIIMLNFAYEISAFCTSIIAQDKNGSVYHGRNLDYPHSVLRNLTVNIVFLKNGEVAYRGTSFAGYVGLWTGQSPNKFTVSGDQRGSEHLWNWWKNVVSAFLLKRSPVSWLVRETLEEAQDFQEAVMRLSKIPIITGVYYIVGGVRAGEGVVITRDRAGPADIWPLDPVNGGWYRVETNYDHWLPPPAMDQRREAANKALNATGQDHINMDTLYQVLSLYPVCNGITVYTTTMSAAAPELYNTLVRPQGCPDTD; this is encoded by the exons ATGGTGCGGGGTGCGGTGGTGCTGCTCGGTCTCGTGCTGGTAGTGCTGTGTCAAGCAGAGTTCGCGCCACCTACCGTGAATATCAGCTTGGATGAAGATCCAGAAGTGCGATGGGCACCTCTGCTGAAAGTCTTCGACGTAGACTACCTGAAGAAAGCCGGCGCAGAGGTCATTGA cacTACAGTTCCAAAATGGGTTCATCATGCAATTGCACCAATTGTGGCGGCCTTGGAAAAGTACATTCCTCAGCCTTATGCAGGGGAGATCCATGGCATGGCTTCAAACCTGGGAGGAAACATTTCAGATATCATCATGCTTAACTTTGCCTATGAAATATCTGC ATTTTGCACTAGCATCATAGCTCAGGACAAAAACGGGAGCGTGTACCACGGCAGGAACCTTGATTATCCGCATTCTGTTCTGAGGAATCTGACTGTGAACATAGTTTTCCTCAAGAATGGAgag GTGGCCTACCGTGGAACCTCTTTTGCTGGCTATGTAGGACTGTGGACAGGACAGAGTCCTAACAAGTTTACTGTCTCTGGTGACCAGAGAG GAAGTGAACACCTGTGGAACTGGTGGAAGAATGTGGTGTCCGCTTTCCTCTTAAAGAGATCCCCAGTCAGCTGGCTGGTCAGGGAG ACTCTGGAGGAAGCACAGGACTTTCAAGAGGCAGTGATGCGTCTGTCTAAAATCCCCATCATCACTGGGGTGTATTACATTGTGGGCGGGGTGCGAGCAGGGGAAGGGGTCGTCATCACCAGAGACCGAGCAGGCCCTGCTGATATCTGGCCACTGGATCCTGTGAATGGGGG ATGGTACAGAGTGGAGACGAACTATGACCACTGGCTTCCTCCTCCAGCCATGGATCAGCGAAG AGAAGCAGCCAACAAAGCACTAAATGCTACTGGCCAAGATCACATAAACATGGATACACTTTATCAG GTTTTGTCGCTGTATCCGGTGTGTAATGG AATTACTGTTTACACAACAACAATGAGTGCGGCAGCTCCTGAGCTGTACAACACACTTGTCAGGCCACAG GGCTGCCCTGATactgactga